The following are encoded in a window of Magnolia sinica isolate HGM2019 chromosome 11, MsV1, whole genome shotgun sequence genomic DNA:
- the LOC131218134 gene encoding heparanase-like protein 2, whose product MVSRSFLLSLLLCSYFSLSLGDDVTVTVKGVTTIAKTDDTFVCATLDWWPPSKCNYNMCPWEQAGLLNLNLSNPILPKAIKAFNSLRLRLGGSLQDQMLYNVNGTVRKCHYFKKKESGLFGFSNGCLNMDRWDALYELFSSQGAVLTFGLNALIGRKKANQDPKDTLYIGNWNPSNTRAFMQYILSKGQKIDSWEFGNELCGGGIAAKVEPKQYGEDMIILRKLVDELYQNSGKKPQIMAPGGFFEKKWFDDFLLASGPNVVDVVSHHIYNLGAGVDPTLFDKMQDPYHLDEIVQTYNDLEVTLKEFSPWSSAWVSESGGAYNSGGKLISHAFINSFWFLDQLGMTSTYNHKVFCRQTLIGGNYGLLNTTTMVPNPDYYSALLFHRLMGRGVLATNHNGSPYLRAYTHCRRNGAAGVTLLLINLSNSTSFNVSLANDLNLYPPLEASAQAVAGAQRDEYHLTAKDGDLKSTTMLLNGSPLELTENGDIPDLKPTQVDSSKPVSVAQSSIVFAVFKDFKAPAC is encoded by the exons ATGGTTAGCAGGagcttccttctctctcttcttctgtGCAGTTATTTTTCATTAAGTTTAGGAGATGATGTAACAGTTACAGTAAAAGGTGTGACCACCATTGCTAAGACAGATGATACTTTTGTGTGTGCCACCCTTGATTGGTGGCCCCCTAGCAAGTGCAATTACAATATGTGCCCTTGGGAGCAAGCTGGTCTTCTTAATCTG AATTTGAGTAACCCAATTCTTCCAAAGGCTATCAAAG CTTTCAACTCATTGAGACTCAGGCTGGGAGGTTCATTGCAAGACCAGATGCTGTACAATGTGAATGGCACAGTTCGCAAATGCCATTACTTCAAAAAGAAGGAAAGTGGCTTGTTTGGATTTTCCAATGGTTGCCTTAACATGGATAGATGGGATGCACTCTATGAATTATTTTCCAGCCAAGG AGCTGTGCTAACATTTGGATTGAATGCACTCATTGGGAGAAAGAAGGCAAATCAAGATCCAAAAGATACTCTTTACATAGGCAATTGGAACCCATCAAACACTCGTGCTTTCATGCAGTACATCCTCTCAAAGGGGCAAAAGATCGATTCATGGGAAttcg GAAATGAACTCTGTGGAGGCGGAATTGCTGCAAAGGTAGAACCTAAACAATATGGAGAGGACATGATCATACTTAGAAAACTTGTTGACGAGCTATATCAGAATTCCGGGAAAAAACCACAGATTATGGCCCCTGGAGGTTTCTTTGAGAAAAAGTGGTTTGATGACTTCCTTCTGGCCTCAGGGCCCAATGTCGTCGATGTAGTGAGCCATCATATCTACAACCTTGGTGCAG GTGTTGATCCGACTCTATTTGACAAGATGCAAGATCCATATCATCTCGATGAGATAGTTCAGACATACAATGACCTTGAGGTCACGCTTAAGGAGTTCAGCCCATGGTCGTCGGCTTGGGTTTCAGAATCTGGTGGTGCATACAACAGCGGAGGCAAACTCATATCGCATGCCTTCATTAATAGCTTCTG GTTCTTGGATCAGCTTGGTATGACATCGACATATAACCACAAAGTTTTCTGCCGGCAGACATTGATTGGCGGAAACTATGGTCTCCTCAACACCACAACAATGGTACCCAACCCTGACTATTATAG CGCTCTTCTTTTCCACCGGTTAATGGGGAGGGGTGTTCTTGCTACCAATCACAATGGCTCACCGTACTTACGTGCATATACTCATTGCCGTAGAAATGGG gctgCTGGAGTTACTCTGCTTCTGATTAATCTATCCAACTCAACATCCTTCAATGTTTCGCTGGCCAACGACCTGAACTTGTACCCACCATTGGAAGCTTCAGCGCAAGCTGTAGCAGGTGCGCAAAGAGATGAGTATCATTTGACTGCCAAAGATGGTGATCTAAAGAGCACCACCATGCTGCTCAATGGGTCACCGTTGGAGCTTACAGAAAATGGTGACATCCCTGATTTGAAACCAACCCAAGTCGACAGTTCGAAACCTGTGAGTGTTGCTCAGTCGTCGATTGTCTTTGCTGTCTTCAAGGACTTCAAGGCTCCAGCCTGCTGA